tttcatcattttgatGGTTTTAGTGTATTTTATCAATTTGTAGTCTTAGGGGTATTTCAATCATATCAtaggttttgaaaatattgctcATTTTGGAGATTTCAAAGTTATTAAGTCATTTTGTAGGTTCAGCAGTATTTCAATCAATtgggaggtattttggtaattttaaatattttagggttATTGCTATCATATTAAAGGTTCAtagggtattttggccatttttagagattttttgggagtattttgtTATGTTAGATGTTTCAaggtaatttggtaattttaaaggTTTTGGGGGGCTTTTTGAAGGTTTTGAATGAATgcattttgttaatttggagatttcaaatgtatttatgtcattttagaggttttagggtattttggtcattttggaaGTTTACTTATTTTGAAGATTTCAATGGTgttttgagagtattttggacattttgtatatttttggcatttttttttttttcatttttaggtttttgttgTCTTgagaccaaaatttttttacatatcaaaagacgtaaaatattttcagccTCAAAGAGATCATTTTTCCTAGTCAACATAAAATGATATTGATTTGACCAAGTATTTCAACCACCTCACAAGAGATGTtacgttcataatatttttacaatattttcacaacaaatcataggtggttagttgctattgattcaaatttgaacctaacactaagattacttttttgccccaacaataacaaccagtaacaatctaacacttatgatttgttgtaaaaatgttgtggatatatcatttctcccacctcaaaaactaaaaaatgggGAGAACATTTTCTAGGAAATGTTCTACGCATGACCTTATCATTAAGTAGACTCTATTATCAATGTGAGTACAATTGAGGAGGATTAATGCAAAACATATGTATCTGTACAATAATAATGAAAGATTAGcaaccaccgcacacccttggtgcaatggtcactccacaagtataagtgcttgtgaggtgtggggggcaagggccgagattcaagtctccaggagggagtttcacacacatatacacttagattaggctaaagtaaaattctatcttgtattaaaaaaaaatgaaagattagcaattaattttgttaatctCCTATTATGTCTTGTTAGCCACATgttttcaattcttcttcttccctttttttgcTCTTATTCTCTCTATTGTTCCACACCTTATTGTTACTCTTCCTTTAGTCAcattagataaaattttaacaaatcctaATCAAGTCCCAACTCACAGGAGATCATTATTCTGTCTGTTTACATGTTACAATAACTGAAGCCCACATAATTTGTAAGAATTAAGACCACTCTACAAATTTTGATTCCCACAATTTTAGTCAaagaaactcaatttttggtaacttcatttaattttgaaatatcatCTTATGTTCCACAAGTACAACTTTACAATAATTACTTTTATCATCAAGTTAAGAAACTAATTATTTTGGGGTGTATCAGGGTTTGAACCTTAATTCTCTTATTCTTGAATATTAGACTTTACCAATTGTGTTAATTATAAAACCTACGAATAATTAATCGTTAagacattattttttatgtcaACATAATCATTGCATCTTAGTATAAGTATTATTTCTTATTGCATTTTCCTCCTCTTTCATTTATATGGCGTGGTTTATATGAAAGATACTCCAATTTAGCAATGTAGTCAACTTTGAACTTCATCCAGGGGCGGCTCTACTTGGAGCctaggggttcaaatgaaccccctaaattgaacccaaaaaaaaaattattataatattttttatcttatttttcctGTTTTGAcacttgaaataaaaatttgaacaccctAATCTTATTCCCAACTGAAATAAACTTAAATATGTCCATCTTAATTCTTGACAATATCTTGACTTTTttaaacacaaagaaaaatctCAATAACAAACCAAGTTGATctaaaatttgggaaaaaaattttaattagccCAATAACAAAACTAGAATTTGCTAATCTTAAACCTTAGAAAAAGCTTATTTAgatcttaacaaatttttattaaatcaatcaaatggGAAATTAGTGGATGAATGATTACTTGACTATGTACATTGAAACAGATGTAGCTAGTAGGATTGATAATGAAGATATCttgcaacaatttcaaaatatgaaacatTGTAAAAGacaattgtaaaactttatgtattaagatttttgtttcttttttttgtgatgtCAATATATTTAGttcatattttgtttaaaattttgtataatttatgtttcttattgaACCCCCTAGAAAATAATCCTAGAGCCGCCACTGACTTCATCTTGTAATTCACCATCTTGTCTTCCCTTTCTTTTATAACTTAAATGGGCCTGATAAATTAATGAATAATTAGATGATAACCTGTGCAATGAACggaaaaatttaacaaaatatgatTTGTATCTCtcattgatttttgtttaaatatgaaatttgatgatTACGATAgttatttataatctttttttttttgtctaaatatgaaatttaatatggTAGTTACTAAtggtcttcttttttctttttttgagaatggtCTTCTATTTTAATTGTGGTAATAATCTAATGGAAAGTTTAAATATAGATTATGATTTatagacaaagtttagttacaaaattggttgtaacctaaggttacaaccttaattaataaaatgaacattattatatattttgaaaatctaaccattgaattgtatgttctttatactcttaatacacatgtcaaattttgtgtcaattggatattatttactatatgatctataagcttatattttatgcataattttaaactacaaaaacttgcaatttaaataatttattgatgacatgactattgatatttaattttctaaaaattttgcaagcatggaagatAATGGAAGAAGATATAATCCAGTGatgtatttgtcaaaattcacctccaataaaaatatattaagtaagATTATAGCataaggctacaaccaattttgtagctaaatttagTCCTAAATttaatatgtgtgtgtttatgtgtgtgtgtttatgtatgtatgtataatgaCATGTACCTATAAACTCACACAATGCACGGAAAAgcttaataaaatatgattttatttttaaaaaatgattttctttctctttattttgtatagaaatatgaaatttataattGTGATAGTTTCTTAAtagacatttattatgattgtatttttatattaaattattaaatagatAATTATGGTAATCGTAGGGACACTTTTTGAAGCCCAAACTCAAAATATAAAGGGATATAGGCTCAATGAGCCcgacacaataaatttgtagagagtgggttggagaactaggtcctaatgaGTTGAACAATGTATAGAATAGGTTTGAAagataatcaaacaaaaccagAAGGATTGACCTAAATAAATTCACTCTCAGCCCGATCCGAGGAGGTAAGTTCTAGTGTATATTAATTGGAAACAGTTACAAATACGATTTTGCTTGCTACAGTgctttcttctcccttttttccGATCCTCTATCCATGGAagatctcttacattatatagttcatttttcattatcttgatcctacacttgttgattatttgagccactacttgagtgtttgtcccatcaaacactttctttggctttctgtgagttgcaatagtcaaggcaacactgttcaggagttttctccacataaatgcagccagaaagttagctgcaggacatttaatgtggtggtagtagcttttccttagatatttcctagcTTCCACTCTTCCAGTACATTCACAGCGCACATTCCTCTCAACAAAACTTCTTAGAAGGTCACTTTGAGTAATAGAATATATGTTTGACCTATGCTTTGTTTATCCAAGGAGACACTCCTTCTCGAACCACCTTTCCTAACCTTTCTATTTGCATGTTACTTATGGGACTCTGAACTTAACACCCTCACTATTGTTTATTCATCCTCGGACCAATCAACGTCCTTGGCCAAAGCCCAAGACCCAATATACAATTTTTAGCCCTTATCCCTacagtaattattaattagtatttattatggttgtgtttatatatggaactatatattctattatttaaataaaatcatgtCAAGATTCTAATTGAGAATTTAAATATAGAATGGAATttaaactaaatttaaaaatatttattagaatATTGAAGTGTAAAATTGTAATCTCTCAAAAGCTTAggtgaaaaatataataagatcAATCAAAAGTCAAACGTCTTCCATATTATATAGAACTAGCAAATAACTCGTGTATATGCatagtacaattaaaaataattacaattacacacatatgcatatttaaattatatttgatgtaagagttacacattttttaagttatagatgagtttcactctctctctctctctctctctctctctctctcttaatttttttttatatacacatgagtttaaaaattagatagaactttttttttttttgagagaaagtttcaacttaGACAACAATTGGAATtcaattggattttctctcaactttgactttaattttttttatatatatatatatatatatatatatagtcataaatgagttttactctctctctctttctctctttaattttttattttagttttttgggaTATACACTTGAGTTTACTTTTattatggtaattattaatTAGTATTTATTATGGTTGTGATTATGTTTGtatatgaaactatatattctattatttaaataaatcatgTCAAGATTCTAATTGAGAATTTAAATATAGAATGGAATtcaaactaaatttaaaaatatttattagaatATTGAAGTGTAAAATTGTAATCTCTTAAAAGCTTAGGtgacaaaatataataagatCAATCAAAAGTCAAACGTCTTCCATATTATATAGAACTAGCAAATAACTCGTGCATATGCacggtacaattaaaaacaattacaattacacacatatgcatattcaaattatatttgatgtaaaagttacacattttttaagtcatagatgagtttcactctctctctctcttaatttttttttaaatttttttttttaatatacacatgagtttaaaaattagatagaacttcttttttttttttttgagagagagtttcaacttagaCAACAATTGGACTTTCTCTCAACTTtgactttaattatatatatatatatatatatatagtcataaatgagttttactctctctctctctctctctctctctctttaattttttgttttagtttttttggatatacacatgagtttactctttttttttttttatattgggtTTTcgatggtttatttatattagacttgTAAGGACTAGATTGGAGTTCCCAGCCCACTATgtggatggacttaggcccaaaaagcccaaaaacaatgaatttgctAGGAAGGATTCAGatgataagagaatgaaaagaaaaatggttgTGTCGAAAAAATTGTCCTCCGCAAAGTCCAAGGAGGTCTGTTCTTTTATATTACtcacaagtttgattacaagtgtGATTCTCGAATGCTATCTTGTTTCCACCTTTTTCTCGATCCCGTAATCTCgtttcctcctttttcttttatactctccCTCATTTTCATCTCTACCTTCCATCTGTATGCTAGATGGTTAgtattgatacttgtcccatcaacactTCCCATAAGTTCTCATGTAGtagttgtaaggttgaaatacactgttcaggtatcacttctacattaatgcagccagggAGTTAGCTGCActgcatttaatgcagaggtAGCAACTTTCTCCCCAAATATTTTGGGGCTCTTCCTTATCTTATATCTCTGCAATGCTTGTCCGCCCCAACTAAATTTTCGGGGTTGTCATCCTTGTTGTCAAACCATCTTCCAAGGCCTCGGCCCAGTCTGGCCAAGGATGTTTCATTCTCGGCGCACTCTGCGGAACTATTATGACCAAACCCCACATTTTATTTATCAGGGCAATCTCCTCTAACGAAGACTTCTCCTCCTCGGGTAGATTCTTGTTCTTGgcttgggccacaggcccaatataTGGATAAATAATGAACTTCTGGGCCCAAGggcttcttttgtttttgcatgACATTAATTCGcctagaacaaaaattaaaaaaactcagATAGAACATAtggtataaaattaaataacaattaaaatccaatttagaatctaattggattttcactcaaatttggctttaattatatatatagatatatagattatagatttttttttttttttttttgagaatctataGATTATAGATATCATTTAAGAATGGATGATGTGGGAAAATTGtgtatattctttaattaacaaaaaaaaaatcataaaatgtcCTATTTATCGCaaacacaatatataaaaattaattattgaaattaaaaatgttaGGAATTAAACTTAACACTGCACATAAAAATCTCAAGTATGAGGTATATGGGTTGGATTGCTCAAGTGCCCGCAAGACAAATCCCATTTGAAATGGATAGTGTGAGTTTGTCAAATGCTCAACAAGCATTAATTGAATCCAGGCTCTTGGCATATAAACcccattttttaatgaatatgaTATTCAGATTCTTCGTCAAATCATTGTTAAGAGTTTTATATTTCAGTAATATTTTCTGATCTCTCCAACAATAAAAACCTAAATTTAAACCCTCTCCACAATTTATTGTAAGAGGGGGGGAAAATGCTTTAAAAGTCTTTGACACTTTGTCCTATAATGAATTTTACCCTTATCTAATTCGTAGCACTAGAAGTTGGCAAGGAACTCATATTAAACGTAACAAGTTCATGTCCTGTCTTATTACTATATCAACAACTATGATTTGAAGGGGAGGGAAGTTGACTTAGAGCTTGTTGTGGGacatttttttgtcaaataataCTACCTttcaaaaatgattaaaaactTAAAGTTACAACCTGCAGAAGAAGCTATGAAACTGttaaatcaaaaataaaagaagaagctatGAAACTGTTTGTGGAGCTTGTTTCATCACACATGGTTTTATACCAGTCTCTTTCTATTGGTACATAGGTACATTCCTTAAGCTTTTTATCCTCTTTTTAAgcacattatttatttaaattttaatctcTTGCTTCCAttgtttacttttctttaaGAAATTTTCAGTTAGGAAGTCACCAAATACATTAAGTGACACTTCACCTTCTTTTTCTGCtgcttctttttaatttttgagtcttTCATTATCAATTTTCTCAAGCGAGTAACACCTTACCTATGAAAGAATATATAGGTACCCTTTATAATACGCTACATTATTATTtccaacacaaaaaaataatggcCAATCAGAATAACTCAAAGGAAATGCcacattaaattatatatgcaGGACTCCCTCACAAACCGACCAAGTCAAAAGTCTGCGCACCAACCGCATGATACTTCACCATCCTTGAACCTCATTGGTCCATGGGTCCCAAGTAGGCCCAAATGCCACGTCAGGGCTTAAGTTAATCCACATTCCAAATTGGGGATTATAGCATCATAATTATAAAAGAGCACCAATCATGATAGAGTAGGTGATGTACATAAATTTTGATGAATATGATTTGATGTTAATTTGATggtttggattttaattttatggCCTCCAATTGATGGGTTCTTCCCTAGTCATTACTTTTGATATAGGGTGATAGTGAACCATTTTGGGTCTACCTCATTTGTATTTTAAGATTTCTTCCCAACTCATTTTCTTTTGCCCTTATTATTGTAAATTCTCTTGCAAGCGAAGTCTCATCCACTTCCCACGTGGAACCTAACAAAgggatttaatttattaatttcaaatcaATAATATACATGAGAAAGTAAAAGTCCATGAATTTTTAATTCAAGACAAAAGAACATTTCCCAttgactaattttttatttggctaAGTAATTTCTTGATTGTATTGATGTTAATTGTTaagattatataaaaatatggaaATCCTTTTTTGAAATTGTGCTTCCATCTCAAGGGACATCCATCCCACATGAAAGGTTTATTATTTTCCATGATTGAATAATAGAAATAAGAATCATGTGTTTCAGAAGCAATCCATTGGAGGTACACTTTGCGTCAAGAAGATAGGGACTTGTAGCTAAAACACAAAGTAAAGGTATTTCCTAGCAAAAATATATTGCTTAAGAAAAAAGTTGGTCATTACTCATTACATCTTGCCTTAAACCAAGTTAGCCAACTAATAATGAGGGATTTGAAGATACCAAAGAAGAAACCCCCAATAAGACACAAATACAAATTTGGTGGTAAAAACAATGCCTAAGCAACTCCACATCTGCTGTTTTTGTTAGTTTTGAGTAGTTGGCCAATCCATTCATCAAAAGTACCAACCCCTTTAAACCTCTAACCTaccattagagagagagagagagagaacatatcaatttaaataaaaggcttgaaaagaaggaggaaacTCCAATGCCTTGCATACTACTCAAATATACATCCTATTGCTGAAACACCCATTTCATCTCCCTCCCTCCATCTCTCTCAATGGAAGAGACCTCAAAAATTCCAATGGCGAAAACAGCCAAGATTATCAGAAAATCTATCTATACTTTCCTTCAAAACTACCACTACTTCACCTCAACCGCCGTTCTCTTTGCTCTCCCTTTCTCGGCTTGCATTCTCCTCTCACAAGCTTATGTCCCCTTCTCCTCTGCAGCTCTCTTGCCAACCATACACAATCGCTTGAGCCTTCTCTTTGATGCTGCAGGCTTCCCTCCTTCAGAATTCTTCGCCATTCTCAACCTCAAGCTTTCTCAAACAATCTTTTCCTCCATCCTTACACTTCCTTTCACCCTCACTTTCCTGCTCATCACAAAAGCAGCTACAATTCAAGCTCTCAATCAAAACAAACCAGCTTTGGCACCGCCTTCGTTTTCATCAGTATTAACCCTTTACTGTCCACTCCTCCTCACCTACATATGCAACTCATTTTTGATCCTCGCGGCAAATGCAACagtcttctctcttctcttccttgCCTTCAACTTTCTTGAAGGATTCAGCTTCTCTTCTCCCAACTTCCTTCTCTTCCTGTCAGCTGCAGGGGCTGTACTCTATTCAATTGTTCTGGCCAATGCCTTCATAATATGCAACTTGGCATTGGTTTTATCGGGTATGGAACATTGTGGGGGATACATGGCAATCCTCAAGGCTTGTGTTCTCATACGAGGAAGAGCCTCAACTGCACTGTCCCTGGCATTGCCTGTCAATTTGGCTCTGGCAGCTGTCGAAGCCTTGTTCCAATACCGGGTTGTGAGAGCTTATCATTTTCCTGAAAAGCTTGGCTCATCCTTGGCTTTGGAGGGGATCCTCATTGCTTACTTGTATTCGatttttattgttcttgatACCGTTGTGAATTACATGTTCTGCAGAAGCTGTAAGACAGGTTCTTGGATAGAGCAGGAAGGTAGGCAGTCTTACCGGATTGAATTTGCAGAGGAAGACAGTAATTGTTATATTAGTATTAAGACTATGGAAGAACTTCCATAAATACAGGATAGCTGGCTCATTTATTGAATTTCACAGAGACAAGTCTACACAATGTTTATATGCAAAATTGATTTCTGTTGCTTGTGGAAAAAGCAGGCAACATACAGAACACAAAGACCCGCTTAGCAGGGAGACCTCAAGGAGGTGCAAAAAGTGAGATTGAAAATTGTACACCATGTTATTGAATTTCTTCTCGCTATATTGTCCAAttcaattttctgtttttttttcccctactcCCTTTTTACCATGTACATTGGCAATTTTTAAAGTGTGAATGATACAAAGGCTTTGTTAATCTACTCCATGTGGGGTTATGCATAGAAATTGAGTAGTGAATGAGGGAATtagttctttctctttttctttttctttttctttttctttttcctttcttttcttttcgtttTGAGAGTAAAAGAGAGAATTAGTGAAACAATTGCTTCATCTCTTCATCATAATGCATCAAACATAaagttcaaaacaaaaaatattttaaaaaaaaaaatgtgatttcaaaaacttgtttctTGAGTTAGTAGTTTTCCAAAAATTGAACAGAAAATACACAGCTAAatgctcccccccccccccccccccccttttttagatttttgttttcttctcatAGTAAAAGCAGAGTAATTTTAATTCCATCCATAATGACATTACTTGTAATGCAAATAAATTAACTTGAGGGTttagtttattatatatatcattcactgacttattgtaattttttttttgggggtaaacCTCATTGACTTATAGTAAGACATACAATTTGTGACAAACTTAACTATAAAAGATGTGTTATCTTATTAACATTGGAAACAATGTAGGCAGTCTTCTCCACATGTACATAGCTTGACCCAGAAATGCTAAATCTTTGCTTTAATtgtatgacttgattgcttTGAATACTTTCCATTTTTTATGACTTAGTTTAGGTtagaaataataattatttgccatgattatttattttgagtttttcttttaataatttgaattgGATGTGTgtagaataaaattttgacatttccatgcatattttgtttgattttgtcagattttatttgtttcctaATTTGACAAATGATTTGtcttaatttgatttgatttgcttctatttgaatttgattctttttatgCTATAATGTAATATGATATTTCCTTGTGTGTTAGATTTTCATTTAACATAATAATTGCATGATTAGATTCTAAGCTTAGTTAATAAAATGTAGCCTAATAACATTAATGGTGGTCAGCCCACGAGACTAGTAAAGTTAGTGCCTAACATCTTCTTATCACAGTACCTTAATTCCAAATTGGTTCCTGGACCTAAACCAGGTAGCGACTtccaaagaaaagagaaagcgAGTCATGTAACCCACAAATGAGGACGGTGTACACATAAATGTCTTCTTGTAAATGGTGCCACTCTCCTCTTACTGTCGATTTTGTCTCCTTAGACCATTGATTGTCCCTATcgttggtttttgttttgcataAGTCATCCTCGAGCCATTGTTTTGCCCATGTTCCCTAGGCCACCAGTTCAACCATTCTCTAGCCATAGCAAACATCCTTCGGCCATAGTATTCATCCTCTAGTCTTAGGTGCAGTCATCCTCCAGCCACGGTGGCCTTATGTCATCCATTTATCATCAACCATCGTCATTTACTGCTGCAGCAGTTGTCTTATGCATTCCACTCTATGTTGTGCACAATCCAATCTACATTTGATCTGACCTTTCATGGTCACGCTTTCCTTCACAATTTCACACTCCAAACTCAAACCAATGCATTTATAAAATGGCATTTATAACCCCTTTGACTTGTACCTTCTCAGAGTCTATATATCTAACACACCATATCAAATCTCAAACTTAATAAAAGGATAACGAGTATGTATTGTAAGTCATCAAACCAATGCAATGTTATGT
The Quercus lobata isolate SW786 chromosome 10, ValleyOak3.0 Primary Assembly, whole genome shotgun sequence DNA segment above includes these coding regions:
- the LOC115962796 gene encoding uncharacterized protein LOC115962796, translated to MEETSKIPMAKTAKIIRKSIYTFLQNYHYFTSTAVLFALPFSACILLSQAYVPFSSAALLPTIHNRLSLLFDAAGFPPSEFFAILNLKLSQTIFSSILTLPFTLTFLLITKAATIQALNQNKPALAPPSFSSVLTLYCPLLLTYICNSFLILAANATVFSLLFLAFNFLEGFSFSSPNFLLFLSAAGAVLYSIVLANAFIICNLALVLSGMEHCGGYMAILKACVLIRGRASTALSLALPVNLALAAVEALFQYRVVRAYHFPEKLGSSLALEGILIAYLYSIFIVLDTVVNYMFCRSCKTGSWIEQEGRQSYRIEFAEEDSNCYISIKTMEELP